A stretch of Desulfobacter hydrogenophilus DNA encodes these proteins:
- a CDS encoding GNVR domain-containing protein has protein sequence MGWDPVAPLRSQRDQLVAEANNIKAEVSALQEKMKIYQQRVEDTPKRELELQSLQRDYSNIQGVYSSLLDRKLEAELSVNMEKKQKGEQFRILDHARLPEKPISPNVKMMFLLSIAGGLGLGGGVLFLKELLNFSVIRRDDQVETQLGLPILASIPPLEKPGDRTKQKVEWVVFICCCSYSAVFLAFFATLNQKGLDRTITFIKTTLNL, from the coding sequence ATGGGCTGGGATCCTGTGGCACCTTTGCGGTCGCAGCGAGATCAACTCGTCGCTGAGGCGAATAATATTAAAGCTGAAGTCTCAGCGCTTCAGGAAAAAATGAAGATTTATCAGCAGCGCGTTGAAGATACCCCCAAACGAGAACTGGAACTTCAATCACTTCAGCGGGACTACAGCAATATTCAGGGAGTATACAGCTCTCTCTTGGATAGAAAACTGGAAGCCGAATTGTCCGTCAACATGGAAAAAAAACAAAAAGGGGAGCAGTTCCGGATTCTAGATCATGCCCGCCTGCCGGAAAAGCCAATTTCTCCCAATGTAAAAATGATGTTTTTGTTATCTATCGCCGGGGGACTTGGATTGGGCGGAGGTGTCCTTTTTTTGAAAGAGTTGCTTAACTTCTCTGTCATTCGGCGGGATGATCAGGTCGAAACCCAGTTAGGACTGCCGATTCTGGCATCAATCCCCCCCCTGGAAAAACCGGGTGACAGGACGAAACAAAAAGTTGAATGGGTAGTGTTCATTTGTTGTTGCAGCTATAGTGCTGTGTTCCTGGCATTTTTTGCAACATTGAATCAGAAAGGTCTGGACCGAACAATCACTTTCATAAAAACAACACTCAATTTATGA
- a CDS encoding exosortase/archaeosortase family protein, with protein MKSKQIIQTFLIAAAFVLLYWSTLKDLIGDWFNDPNFSHGFLIPFVAGYMVWYRQNYLRQVPCKSSISGIFIIIFGMMVYMAGNLGAELFLMRTSMIITLAGIIAFSFGTPMLKAVAVPLCYLIMMIPIPAIIWNKIAFPLQLFAAGISSETISMIGIPVFREGNILHLANTSLEVVDACSGIRSLTSLLALTGAFAFLSHVSQWKKWVIFLSAIPIAVATNVLRLTITGMLAAWVGPEAAHGFLHDMSGLIIFGTALVLVYLLFILLVKIGKKTRNTSDN; from the coding sequence ATGAAATCAAAGCAAATTATCCAGACCTTTTTGATTGCTGCCGCATTTGTCTTGCTGTACTGGTCGACCTTAAAGGACCTCATAGGGGATTGGTTTAATGATCCTAATTTTTCCCACGGCTTTCTTATTCCCTTTGTTGCCGGCTATATGGTCTGGTACCGCCAGAATTATCTGCGCCAGGTTCCATGTAAATCGTCAATATCAGGTATTTTCATCATTATTTTCGGTATGATGGTATATATGGCGGGTAACCTTGGCGCAGAATTGTTTTTAATGCGGACATCCATGATTATTACTCTGGCCGGAATCATAGCGTTCAGCTTTGGGACGCCCATGCTCAAAGCAGTTGCTGTGCCGCTGTGCTATCTGATCATGATGATTCCCATTCCAGCCATTATCTGGAACAAAATCGCTTTTCCTCTTCAGCTTTTTGCTGCCGGGATTTCCTCGGAAACAATCAGCATGATCGGCATCCCGGTGTTCAGGGAGGGCAATATCCTTCACCTGGCCAATACCTCCCTGGAAGTGGTAGATGCCTGTTCGGGTATCCGTTCATTGACCTCCCTGCTGGCCCTGACCGGGGCGTTCGCTTTTTTATCCCATGTCAGTCAGTGGAAAAAATGGGTGATATTTTTATCCGCCATTCCCATTGCTGTGGCCACGAATGTTCTCCGGCTGACCATTACCGGCATGCTGGCGGCCTGGGTCGGCCCGGAAGCCGCCCATGGATTTCTTCATGACATGTCCGGCTTAATCATCTTTGGCACAGCTCTTGTTCTGGTTTATCTTTTATTTATTTTATTGGTTAAAATTGGCAAAAAAACCCGCAATACTTCTGACAATTGA
- a CDS encoding nucleotide sugar dehydrogenase, producing the protein MGKDTKIAVVGLGYVGLPLAVHFGTKYPTIGFDLKQSIVDNSIAHKDPTGEVSKAEFESAIYFTPTTDPKLISDADIIVVAVPTPIDKARRPDLYPVESASMTVGKVMKKGCIVIFESTVYPGVTEDICVPILEKESGMTWKKDFHVGYSPERINPGDKEHTLTKIVKVVSGDDEETLETVATLYESIVEAGVHRTCTIKEAEAAKVIENTQRDLNIALMNELALIFDRLGIDTKNVLEAAGSKWNFLKFFPGLVGGHCIGVDPYYLTFKAESEGYHPEVILAGRRINDGMGKFVVEKAVKMMIASSQSVKGTKVGVLGLTFKEDCPDLRNTRVIDIVRELESYGCEVLVHDPMADPEASSQYYNVELKPWDALTDLGALILAVPHAWYREQPLKALTDKLNPMGGLIDVKSILDVKEVKKAGVPFWRL; encoded by the coding sequence TTGGGAAAAGATACGAAAATAGCTGTTGTCGGTCTTGGTTATGTCGGCCTGCCTTTGGCCGTGCATTTTGGCACAAAATATCCAACCATTGGATTTGATTTAAAACAGTCCATTGTGGACAACAGTATAGCCCACAAAGATCCCACCGGGGAAGTCTCAAAAGCAGAGTTTGAAAGCGCCATATATTTTACCCCAACCACTGATCCCAAGCTCATTTCTGATGCTGATATTATTGTGGTGGCGGTCCCAACACCCATAGATAAAGCAAGACGACCAGACCTTTATCCGGTGGAAAGCGCCTCTATGACAGTGGGAAAGGTGATGAAAAAAGGGTGCATTGTTATATTTGAATCCACAGTATATCCCGGCGTCACAGAAGACATTTGCGTGCCGATTCTGGAAAAAGAGTCCGGCATGACCTGGAAAAAAGATTTCCATGTTGGATACTCTCCGGAAAGAATCAATCCCGGGGATAAGGAACATACGCTTACTAAAATAGTTAAAGTGGTGTCTGGCGACGATGAAGAGACCCTTGAAACTGTAGCGACTCTCTATGAATCCATCGTGGAAGCGGGCGTACACCGGACCTGTACCATTAAAGAAGCGGAGGCCGCCAAAGTTATTGAAAATACCCAGCGTGATTTAAATATAGCACTAATGAATGAACTGGCCCTGATATTTGACCGGCTTGGTATTGATACAAAAAATGTTCTTGAGGCGGCAGGATCTAAATGGAATTTCCTGAAGTTCTTCCCCGGCCTTGTGGGCGGTCATTGTATCGGGGTTGATCCCTACTATCTGACATTTAAAGCAGAAAGCGAAGGATATCATCCTGAAGTTATTCTGGCTGGCCGCAGAATCAACGATGGAATGGGTAAATTTGTCGTGGAAAAAGCTGTTAAAATGATGATTGCCTCCTCTCAGTCTGTCAAAGGGACCAAAGTTGGTGTTCTTGGGCTTACCTTCAAAGAAGATTGCCCGGATTTGAGAAACACCCGCGTCATTGACATCGTCAGGGAACTTGAATCCTACGGCTGTGAAGTTTTGGTTCATGATCCCATGGCTGATCCAGAGGCATCCAGCCAATATTATAATGTCGAGCTTAAACCCTGGGATGCGTTGACGGATTTAGGGGCATTAATTCTGGCTGTCCCCCATGCCTGGTATAGAGAGCAGCCGTTGAAAGCACTCACTGATAAATTGAATCCCATGGGCGGCCTTATAGATGTAAAAAGTATTCTGGACGTCAAAGAAGTCAAAAAAGCCGGTGTTCCATTCTGGCGCTTGTAA
- a CDS encoding TIGR03790 family protein, with the protein MRVSIGIFAAFLFLLSVYVMPALALVPDEVLVIANRNASKSKGLASWYMQKRQIPKENLLLVFVTDKETCSRETYLKKIVPPVRRALDKNRKISAIVTMYGLPLKISSPGMTKKEQARMDRLTVQKKRFDALKEKNEPLTEEQKKTLNQVNKKIKQLKTSTDKAASLDSELMLIKKEHYKLNFWLPNPFFLPWRSQKTAIDKSDVIMVSRLDGADASIVKRIVNDSIEAETKGLSGTAYFDARWKDPGQKKVSGYGLYDKSIHNAAGRLKKEGVTVVLDDKQSLFQPGDCPNAALYCGWYSLAKYVDSFTWEKGAVGFHIASSECATLKGKNSHVWCKKMLDNGIAATIGPVGEPYVQSFPLPEVFFNFLTQGKLTLAESYLVSLPYLSWKQVLVGDPLYRIKINNSL; encoded by the coding sequence ATGCGCGTTTCTATTGGCATTTTTGCAGCCTTCCTTTTTTTATTAAGCGTTTACGTCATGCCGGCGTTGGCTTTGGTTCCAGATGAAGTGCTTGTTATTGCCAATCGCAATGCCTCTAAAAGCAAGGGCCTTGCCTCCTGGTACATGCAGAAACGGCAAATTCCCAAGGAAAACCTGCTGCTGGTATTTGTCACGGACAAAGAAACCTGTTCACGCGAAACTTATTTGAAAAAAATCGTTCCGCCGGTTCGCCGCGCCCTGGACAAGAATCGAAAAATCAGTGCCATTGTCACCATGTATGGACTTCCGCTAAAAATTTCTTCGCCTGGGATGACAAAAAAAGAACAGGCCCGGATGGACCGATTGACAGTGCAAAAGAAAAGGTTTGATGCGCTGAAAGAAAAAAACGAGCCGTTAACTGAAGAGCAAAAAAAGACACTGAACCAGGTAAATAAAAAAATTAAACAGCTCAAAACTTCCACGGATAAAGCGGCATCCCTTGATTCTGAATTAATGCTTATTAAAAAAGAGCACTACAAGCTTAATTTCTGGCTGCCCAATCCTTTCTTTCTGCCATGGCGGTCCCAGAAAACGGCCATTGATAAATCAGACGTTATCATGGTCAGCCGTTTGGACGGTGCTGACGCGAGCATTGTCAAACGGATTGTAAATGACAGCATTGAAGCTGAAACAAAGGGTTTGTCCGGTACGGCCTACTTTGATGCCAGATGGAAAGACCCTGGTCAAAAAAAAGTTTCCGGATATGGGCTTTATGATAAATCCATTCATAATGCAGCGGGACGTTTGAAAAAAGAGGGGGTTACCGTGGTGCTGGACGACAAGCAGAGTTTGTTTCAGCCCGGAGACTGCCCCAATGCTGCCCTTTACTGCGGGTGGTACAGCCTGGCCAAGTATGTGGATTCCTTTACCTGGGAAAAAGGCGCTGTGGGATTTCATATTGCAAGCTCGGAATGCGCTACTCTAAAAGGTAAAAACAGTCATGTCTGGTGCAAAAAAATGCTGGATAACGGCATTGCCGCCACCATCGGGCCTGTGGGAGAACCCTATGTCCAGTCTTTCCCGCTGCCGGAGGTTTTTTTTAATTTTCTGACCCAGGGAAAACTGACCTTAGCCGAATCCTATTTGGTCAGTCTGCCGTACCTGTCCTGGAAACAGGTGCTTGTGGGGGATCCGTTGTATCGAATAAAAATAAACAATTCATTGTAA
- a CDS encoding TIGR03013 family XrtA/PEP-CTERM system glycosyltransferase gives MLSILRQYFPVRNMLFFFLEGCVIFSCFLLSTALLTFSNSYWFDLILILRILLITAILQTCLYYNDLYDFDIASQIPEIIIRLLQSLGVASILLACVYFLFPIVILDQKIYILSIFILIFFIIFWRVGYLHILNKGIFNQRIIILGSSKLAKDIYKKITNTIDCGYTVYAVIPDDLDKETDKLPENLVVDQKNETLCEISKAHNINKIIVALKEKRGRFPTQELIQCRTEGIDIISGSSFYELLTGKVLVREIEPSWLIFSKGFQKSWFKASMKRMQDIILSLILLTLLSPLLILVAILIKLDSKGPVLFSQDRVGGGKKEYMMHKFRSMVQDAEELTGPVWAGDNDNRITRVGRVIRKYRIDELPQLWEVLMGSMSLVGPRPERKYFTDQLEKEIPFYTQRFNVKPGLTGWAQVCYDYGATVEDAVEKLNYELFYIKNMSLVLDVVILLKTVKTVLFGKGAR, from the coding sequence ATGCTTAGCATTTTACGCCAATATTTCCCTGTCAGAAACATGTTATTTTTTTTTCTGGAAGGGTGCGTTATTTTCAGCTGTTTTCTTTTATCAACAGCCCTTTTAACCTTTTCTAATTCATACTGGTTTGATCTGATTCTGATTCTAAGAATACTTCTTATTACCGCTATCCTACAAACCTGTTTGTATTATAATGACCTTTATGATTTTGATATTGCGTCACAGATCCCAGAGATTATAATCCGCCTGCTTCAGTCCCTGGGGGTTGCTTCCATCCTCCTGGCCTGTGTCTACTTTCTTTTTCCTATAGTTATTCTGGACCAGAAAATTTATATTTTAAGCATATTTATTCTAATTTTTTTCATTATTTTCTGGCGGGTCGGTTATCTTCATATTCTTAACAAAGGGATATTTAACCAGCGTATTATCATTCTTGGCTCCAGCAAGCTGGCCAAGGATATCTATAAAAAAATTACGAATACCATAGACTGCGGCTATACAGTATATGCTGTTATTCCTGATGACCTTGACAAAGAGACGGATAAACTGCCTGAAAATTTGGTGGTGGATCAAAAAAACGAAACGCTTTGTGAGATTTCTAAGGCACACAATATAAACAAAATAATTGTGGCGCTTAAGGAGAAAAGGGGGCGGTTTCCAACCCAGGAGCTTATTCAATGCAGGACTGAAGGCATTGATATAATTTCAGGCAGCTCTTTTTATGAACTGCTGACCGGAAAGGTCTTGGTTCGGGAGATAGAACCGTCATGGCTGATTTTTTCCAAAGGGTTCCAGAAATCATGGTTTAAGGCGAGTATGAAGCGGATGCAGGATATTATTTTGTCTTTAATTCTCCTGACACTTCTGTCGCCTTTGCTTATATTGGTTGCCATTCTGATCAAGCTGGATTCAAAAGGTCCGGTTCTTTTTTCCCAGGACCGGGTTGGCGGTGGTAAAAAAGAATATATGATGCATAAATTCCGTTCCATGGTGCAGGATGCTGAAGAATTAACTGGGCCGGTATGGGCCGGTGATAACGATAATCGGATCACACGGGTGGGACGCGTCATAAGGAAATACAGGATAGATGAACTGCCCCAGTTGTGGGAGGTCCTCATGGGCTCCATGAGCCTTGTGGGTCCCCGTCCTGAACGCAAATATTTTACGGATCAACTGGAAAAAGAAATTCCTTTTTATACCCAGCGATTCAATGTAAAACCAGGGCTTACGGGTTGGGCCCAAGTCTGTTACGATTACGGGGCAACCGTGGAAGATGCCGTGGAAAAGCTCAATTATGAACTTTTTTATATTAAAAATATGTCTCTTGTTCTGGATGTAGTCATTCTTTTAAAAACTGTTAAAACAGTTCTATTCGGCAAAGGCGCAAGGTAA
- a CDS encoding exosortase C-terminal domain/associated protein EpsI — protein MSLKHTAIIVIILISAAGLTTLFAHSERIKPNRPFSQFPLEIGPWRGVANQMDEKVYNILGVEDYIMADFSKDPGQAVNLYVGFYQSQSKGDLIHSPKNCMPGAGWNIVQSSAIPINLPKSGKTIKIAKLLLAKGGQKQVVYYWFQSRGRIINSEYMQKIWLVVDSITKKRTDGSFVRLIAPVIKDETAAEILLTQFADDIFPTLNQFIPN, from the coding sequence TTGTCACTAAAACACACTGCCATTATCGTAATCATTCTTATTTCGGCCGCCGGTCTGACAACGCTATTTGCACACTCAGAACGTATCAAACCGAACCGCCCATTCAGTCAATTTCCCCTTGAAATTGGCCCCTGGCGGGGTGTAGCCAATCAAATGGATGAAAAAGTGTATAATATTCTGGGTGTTGAAGACTATATTATGGCGGACTTCAGCAAAGACCCGGGCCAGGCTGTAAATCTTTATGTGGGATTTTATCAAAGCCAGAGCAAAGGCGACCTGATTCACTCACCCAAAAATTGCATGCCCGGTGCAGGGTGGAATATCGTCCAAAGTTCTGCCATTCCCATTAACTTGCCCAAGAGTGGCAAAACAATAAAAATTGCAAAACTTTTGTTAGCCAAAGGGGGACAAAAGCAGGTGGTTTATTACTGGTTCCAGTCTCGGGGCAGAATTATCAATTCAGAATACATGCAGAAAATCTGGCTGGTGGTGGATTCAATCACAAAAAAACGTACGGACGGCTCCTTTGTCCGCTTGATTGCGCCGGTCATAAAAGATGAAACTGCGGCCGAAATTCTTTTAACGCAATTTGCAGATGATATTTTTCCGACCCTCAATCAATTTATCCCAAATTAA
- a CDS encoding polysaccharide biosynthesis/export family protein: protein MFKINSIKCFFCSFFILLAVYFYLAENVVAANSTESSTDGDYKIGVGDVLQVTTWKEEDLTFENVFVRNDGKITIPLLDDIQAEGRTTMQLKKIIETGLADFVEAPTVTVVLANPGSQKYYILGEVVGVGEYPLIKKLTVVQAFALAKGFSEWASKDEILLYRKENGKEQMIKIDYDDITDGELGNDVQLKADDIIIVP from the coding sequence ATGTTTAAAATTAATTCAATAAAATGTTTTTTTTGTTCCTTTTTCATATTGTTGGCCGTCTATTTTTATCTGGCAGAAAATGTTGTTGCGGCAAACAGCACTGAGTCATCTACCGATGGGGATTATAAAATCGGCGTCGGAGATGTTCTGCAAGTGACAACATGGAAAGAAGAAGATCTGACATTTGAGAACGTGTTTGTCCGAAATGACGGTAAAATAACCATCCCTCTGCTGGATGATATCCAGGCCGAAGGCCGCACTACAATGCAGTTGAAAAAAATCATTGAAACCGGACTGGCTGACTTTGTGGAGGCACCAACTGTCACTGTCGTCCTGGCAAACCCGGGAAGCCAGAAATATTACATTCTTGGTGAAGTCGTGGGCGTGGGAGAATACCCTTTAATTAAAAAATTGACTGTTGTACAGGCGTTTGCTTTGGCCAAAGGATTTAGTGAATGGGCATCCAAGGATGAGATTCTCCTGTACCGCAAGGAAAACGGAAAGGAACAGATGATCAAAATTGATTATGACGATATTACGGACGGCGAGCTTGGAAATGATGTCCAGCTTAAGGCCGACGATATCATCATTGTTCCTTGA
- a CDS encoding GumC family protein has product MTDPFQSQAQIKPDYIIDVLIRGRWFLIVPLCISLTLGLGMTLTANKTYEAGTMILVQPQRVPTSYIRSVVSSSIGERISTISQQVLSRSNLEQIIEQFGLFEDSSGMYQEDKIESLRKRIKVKIERARGSSEAFSIFFTGSEPQRVMRIANTLASYFMDENLKVREAQAIGTSEFLDSELDKTQKRLEEKEQKLAAFRAKYLGGLPDELETNLRTLDRIQKQVTDKAMLLREVNNAMSQLDSQISSMADRSGDSGFGGDDFQGFDFDESGEEGNSALQAAQAKYEALLLRYTEKHPDVKRVKRTIEKYRSCKRE; this is encoded by the coding sequence ATGACAGACCCGTTCCAATCTCAAGCTCAAATCAAACCCGACTATATCATTGACGTCCTTATCCGAGGGCGCTGGTTTTTGATTGTTCCGTTGTGCATTTCATTGACATTGGGGCTTGGGATGACACTGACAGCGAATAAAACATACGAGGCTGGCACAATGATCCTTGTTCAGCCCCAGCGGGTTCCCACATCCTATATAAGATCTGTTGTCTCTTCCAGTATCGGCGAGCGGATCAGTACCATCTCTCAGCAGGTGCTGAGCCGCAGTAATCTTGAGCAGATCATTGAGCAATTTGGTCTGTTCGAAGATAGTAGCGGTATGTACCAGGAAGATAAAATAGAGAGCTTGAGAAAACGGATCAAGGTTAAAATTGAACGCGCCAGAGGAAGTTCAGAAGCCTTTTCCATTTTTTTCACCGGCAGTGAGCCTCAGCGGGTAATGCGAATTGCCAATACCCTGGCGTCATATTTTATGGATGAGAACCTCAAAGTCCGGGAGGCCCAGGCCATAGGCACCAGTGAGTTCCTTGACTCAGAGTTGGATAAAACCCAAAAACGGCTTGAGGAAAAAGAGCAGAAACTTGCGGCGTTCAGAGCAAAGTATCTTGGCGGTTTACCTGATGAGTTGGAAACCAACTTGCGTACTTTGGATCGCATACAAAAACAAGTCACTGATAAAGCAATGCTTTTGAGAGAAGTCAACAACGCCATGAGCCAACTTGATTCCCAGATTTCATCCATGGCTGATAGAAGTGGTGATTCCGGCTTTGGTGGTGATGATTTCCAAGGTTTTGATTTTGATGAGTCCGGGGAAGAGGGTAATTCTGCCCTCCAGGCTGCTCAAGCAAAATATGAAGCGCTTTTGCTTCGATATACTGAAAAGCATCCGGATGTCAAAAGAGTAAAAAGAACTATAGAAAAATATCGAAGCTGCAAAAGAGAATGA
- a CDS encoding XrtA system polysaccharide deacetylase codes for MAKKPAILLTIDVEDWFQVENFKSYIDFSTWNSFELRVEKNTHLILDMLDAFSFKPKATFFILGWIAERLPNLVRQIRHRGHEVASHGGNHHLCTALDRNQLARDLLTSKKRLEDITGQAIYGYRAPSFAINDQVLEMIKQAGFLYDSSYNSFSAHGRYGSIDLSKAIKNGGSYQLDNHFFELPVSNLRLCNKTIPLGGGGYFRLYPTSFFKQGIKVVLKKNNTFVFYAHPWEFDPDQPKVHQASRGFKFRHYINLSKTQGKLQKIINAFTNCDFITCQRYLDSIGISTF; via the coding sequence TTGGCAAAAAAACCCGCAATACTTCTGACAATTGATGTAGAAGACTGGTTTCAGGTTGAAAATTTCAAGTCATATATTGACTTTTCAACCTGGAATTCTTTTGAACTCCGGGTGGAAAAGAATACCCATCTGATCCTGGATATGCTGGATGCCTTTTCTTTCAAACCTAAAGCCACCTTTTTTATTCTTGGTTGGATTGCAGAAAGGCTACCTAATTTAGTCAGGCAAATTAGGCATCGCGGCCATGAAGTCGCGTCCCACGGAGGCAACCACCACCTGTGTACGGCTCTGGATAGAAATCAGTTGGCCCGGGACCTTTTGACCAGCAAAAAACGGCTTGAAGATATAACAGGCCAGGCCATTTATGGATATAGAGCTCCAAGCTTCGCCATTAACGACCAGGTTCTGGAGATGATCAAGCAGGCAGGGTTCCTGTACGATTCCAGTTATAACTCTTTTTCAGCCCATGGCAGATACGGCAGCATAGATCTGTCAAAAGCGATAAAAAACGGCGGAAGCTACCAACTGGATAACCATTTTTTTGAACTGCCGGTCAGCAACCTGCGCCTATGCAACAAAACCATCCCTTTAGGCGGCGGCGGGTATTTTAGGTTGTATCCAACCTCTTTTTTCAAGCAGGGCATAAAAGTTGTTTTGAAAAAAAATAACACCTTTGTTTTTTATGCCCATCCATGGGAATTTGATCCGGACCAACCAAAAGTCCACCAAGCATCACGGGGGTTCAAGTTCAGGCATTATATCAACCTGAGCAAAACACAGGGCAAATTACAAAAAATAATTAACGCATTTACTAACTGCGATTTTATTACATGCCAACGCTATCTTGATAGTATAGGAATTTCCACTTTCTAA
- a CDS encoding polysaccharide biosynthesis tyrosine autokinase: protein MGKIFRALEKAGNKLTPGEKSASSDDTAMVSDDSDTQVSELSETTVQPFSIHANPDLVTAATPHSPVSEQFRLLKNNILFPEKGNPPKTIMVTSASPNEGKSFVAANLAVSIAQSIDEYVLLMDCDLRSPTIHTFFGYEGKEQGLSDYLSNKIPLSSVLKKTSINKLTILTAGQIPSNPSELLSSDQMRRLLHEVKLRYNDRYIIIDTPPPYMTSKANVMARFVDGIILIIRQGKTRTKEVTDILDIYGREKILGVVTNFSKKKLGYGYGYNKIGHGYGYHQQQ from the coding sequence TTGGGAAAAATATTTAGGGCGCTTGAAAAAGCAGGAAATAAGTTAACACCGGGGGAAAAATCGGCATCGAGTGATGATACCGCTATGGTCTCTGATGATTCAGACACCCAGGTTTCTGAATTATCAGAGACGACAGTTCAACCCTTCTCTATACACGCAAACCCAGATCTTGTCACAGCCGCCACCCCCCATTCGCCGGTTTCGGAGCAATTTAGGCTATTAAAAAACAATATTTTGTTTCCTGAAAAAGGGAATCCGCCCAAAACCATCATGGTGACAAGCGCCTCTCCCAATGAAGGTAAATCCTTTGTGGCGGCCAATCTTGCCGTAAGTATAGCTCAGAGTATTGATGAGTATGTTCTTCTCATGGATTGCGATCTGAGATCTCCTACGATCCATACGTTTTTTGGTTATGAAGGTAAAGAGCAGGGTTTGAGCGATTACCTATCAAATAAGATACCATTATCTTCGGTTCTTAAAAAAACATCTATAAATAAATTAACTATTTTAACGGCAGGGCAGATTCCGTCTAATCCATCAGAGCTTTTGTCTTCTGATCAGATGCGTCGCCTGCTCCATGAGGTCAAACTTCGTTACAATGACAGGTATATCATTATTGATACGCCCCCCCCATATATGACGTCCAAAGCCAATGTAATGGCCCGGTTCGTAGATGGCATTATTCTGATTATCCGCCAGGGAAAAACACGGACTAAGGAGGTTACGGACATTCTGGATATTTACGGCCGTGAAAAGATCTTGGGGGTTGTTACGAATTTTTCAAAGAAAAAACTTGGATATGGATATGGCTATAATAAAATCGGTCATGGATACGGATATCATCAGCAGCAATAA